The following are encoded together in the Mesoplodon densirostris isolate mMesDen1 chromosome 2, mMesDen1 primary haplotype, whole genome shotgun sequence genome:
- the ACTRT2 gene encoding actin-related protein T2 → MFNPHVLDSPAVIFDNGSGLCKAGLSGEVGPRHIVHSVVGHPKFKMPSAGANQKKYFVGQEALHRDEVLHLNYPIERGLITGWDDMEKLWKHLFEWELGVKASDQPVLMTERSLNTRETREKMAEVMFEGFDVPAFYLSDQAVLALYASACITGLVVDSGDGVTSTVPIFEGYSLPHAITKLYVAGRDITEHLTQLLLASGRIFPCVLDKALVDDIKEKLCYVALEPEKELSRRSEEVLREYKLPDGSIISIGDQLYQAPEALFSPEQLGIQNPGLSKMVSCSITKCDADIQKTLYGEIVLSGGTTLFRGLDSRLLRELEQAASKGTPIKVTAPPDRCFSTWIGASIITSLSSFKQMWVTSVDFKEFGKSVVQRRCF, encoded by the coding sequence ATGTTTAACCCACACGTGTTAGATTCTCCAGCTGTCATTTTTGACAATGGGTCCGGGCTCTGTAAGGCAGGCCTGTCTGGAGAGGTTGGCCCCCGCCACATTGTCCACTCTGTCGTGGGGCACCCCAAGTTCAAGATGCCTTCGGCGGGGGCCAATCAGAAGAAATACTTTGTGGGGCAAGAGGCCCTGCACAGGGACGAGGTCTTACACCTGAACTACCCCATCGAGCGAGGCCTGATCACAGGCTGGGACGACATGGAGAAGCTCTGGAAGCATCTCTTCGAGTGGGAGCTGGGGGTCAAAGCCAGCGACCAGCCGGTGCTCATGACAGAGCGCTCGCTGAACACCAGGGAGACCCGGGAGAAGATGGCCGAGGTGATGTTTGAGGGCTTCGACGTGCCCGCCTTCTACCTGTCAGACCAGGCCGTGCTGGCCCTCTACGCCTCGGCCTGTATCACAGGCCTGGTGGTAGACAGCGGGGACGGGGTCACCAGCACCGTCCCCATCTTCGAGGGCTACTCCCTGCCCCACGCCATCACCAAGCTCTACGTGGCAGGGAGAGACATCACGGAGCACCTCACCCAGCTGCTGCTGGCCAGCGGGAGGATCTTCCCGTGCGTGCTGGACAAAGCCCTGGTGGACGACATCAAGGAGAAGCTCTGCTATGTGGCCCTGGAGCCGGAGAAGGAGCTGTCGCGGCGGTCGGAGGAGGTGCTCAGGGAGTACAAGCTGCCCGACGGCAGCATCATCTCTATTGGGGACCAGCTGTACCAGGCGCCCGAGGCCCTGTTCTCGCCCGAGCAGCTGGGCATCCAAAACCCGGGCCTCTCCAAAATGGTCTCCTGCAGCATCACCAAGTGTGATGCGGACATCCAGAAGACGCTCTATGGGGAGATTGTGCTGTCCGGGGGCACCACGCTCTTCCGGGGGCTGGATAGCCGTCTTCTGAGGGAGCTGGAGCAGGCGGCTTCCAAAGGGACCCCCATCAAGGTCACGGCGCCGCCCGACCGCTGCTTCTCCACGTGGATTGGCGCCTCCATCATCACCTCCCTGAGCAGCTTCAAGCAGATGTGGGTCACCTCTGTGGACTTCAAGGAGTTTGGGAAGTCCGTGGTTCAGAGAAGGTGCTTCTGA